In Eupeodes corollae chromosome 3, idEupCoro1.1, whole genome shotgun sequence, a single genomic region encodes these proteins:
- the LOC129950576 gene encoding histone H2A-like, with the protein MSGRGKGGKVKGKAKSRSNRAGLQFPVGRIHRLLRKGNYAERVGAGAPVYLAAVMEYLAAEVLELAGNAARDNKKTRIIPRHLQLAIRNDEELNKLLSGVTIAQGGVLPNIQAVLLPKKTENEKK; encoded by the coding sequence atgtctggtcgtggtaaaggtggaaaagtgaagggaaaggcaaagtcccgctctaatcgtgctggattacaattccctgttggtcgtattcatcgtctgctgcgaaagggaaactatgctgagcgcgtcggagccggtgcccctgtgtatttggcagctgtgatggaatatttggcggcagaagtcttggaattggcgggaaatgctgctcgtgacaacaaaaaaactagaattattccccgccatttgcaattggctattcggaacgacgaggaattgaataaattactttctggagtcacaatcgcacaaggaggtgttcttccaaatattcaagctgttttgttgccaaagaagacagagaa
- the LOC129950577 gene encoding histone H3-like, giving the protein MARTKQTARKSTGGKAPRKQLATKAARKSAPATGGVKKPHRYRPGTVALREIRRYQKSTELLIRKLPFQRLVREIAQDFKTDLRFQSSAVMALQEASEAYLVGLFEDTNLCAIHAKRVTIMPKDIQLARRIRGMARTKQTARKSTGGKAPRKQLATKAARKSAPATGGVKKPHRYRPGTVALREIRRYQKSTELLIRKLPFQRLVREIAQDFKTDLRFQSSAVMALQEASEAYLVGLFEDTNLCAIHAKRVTIMPKDIQLARRIRGERA; this is encoded by the exons atggctcgtacaaagcaaactgcccgtaaatcgactggtggaaaagccccacgtaagcaactggcaacaaaggcagctcgtaaaagtgctccagcaacaggaggtgtaaagaaaccacatcgttatcgtcctggaacagtggctcttcgtgagattcgtcgttatcagaaaagcaccgaattgttaattcgtaaattgcctttccaacgtttagttcgtgaaattgctcaagatttcaaaacagatttgcgtttccagagctcagctgttatggcgcttcaagaagcaagtgaagcttatttggttggcctgtttgaagacacaaatttgtgcgccatccatgccaaacgtgtcacaattatgccaaaagacattcaattggccagacgcatccgtggc atggctcgtacaaagcaaactgcccgtaaatcgactggtggaaaagccccacgtaagcaactggcaacaaaggcagctcgtaaaagtgctccagcaacaggaggtgtaaagaaaccacatcgttatcgtcctggaacagtggctcttcgtgagattcgtcgttatcagaaaagcaccgaattgttaattcgtaaattgcctttccaacgtttagttcgtgaaattgctcaagatttcaaaacagatttgcgtttccagagctcagctgttatggcgcttcaagaagcaagtgaagcttatttggttggcctgtttgaagacacaaatttgtgcgccatccatgccaaacgtgtcacaattatgccaaaagacattcaattggccagacgcatccgtggcgaacgtgcttaa
- the LOC129950238 gene encoding histone H2A, producing the protein MSGRGKGGKVKGKAKSRSNRAGLQFPVGRIHRLLRKGNYAERVGAGAPVYLAAVMEYLAAEVLELAGNAARDNKKTRIIPRHLQLAIRNDEELNKLLSGVTIAQGGVLPNIQAVLLPKKTEKSA; encoded by the coding sequence atgtctggtcgtggtaaaggtggaaaagtgaagggaaaggcaaagtcccgctctaatcgtgctggattacaattccctgttggtcgtattcatcgtctgctgcgaaagggaaactatgctgagcgcgtcggagccggtgcccctgtgtatttggcagctgtgatggaatatttggcggcagaagtcttggaattggcgggaaatgctgctcgtgacaacaaaaaaactagaattattccccgccatttgcaattggctattcggaacgacgaggaattgaataaattactttctggagtcacaatcgcacaaggaggtgttcttccaaatattcaagctgttttgttgccaaagaagacagagaaaagtgcttaa